The Xiphias gladius isolate SHS-SW01 ecotype Sanya breed wild chromosome 7, ASM1685928v1, whole genome shotgun sequence genome window below encodes:
- the irf2bp1 gene encoding interferon regulatory factor 2-binding protein 1, with protein MSSPSSSSRRQWCYLCDLPKMPWTVVWDFSEVVCRGCVNYEGANQIEFLIASARQLKRTHGMQDGNVRSPGPSPNKHGTSGRGEAAADGGRPHTDRFDRGGRGESTGSAVRVPPNGLHRDGQTPQEVNRQSPSGSRRPMLGAAIPPSLVTQSIAGIPHGLLTGMPAGLTARTAPMSSPMIFPAPVLAEMSRRQLGIGMGIAPFITPELERELSSSQNQPKTQTQVHTAVAGSSASKSTGLPSSSSSMAGGVSQTSPKPASSPARQPRPLAARSGGEPLGSSTSAEAATTAAALPHSGASELGSASTSNTHSTGNTLSCTLCHERLEDTHFVQCPSVPGHRFCFPCTRVYIQSRRGDGEVYCPSGERCPLDNSPNSPPWAFMQGEVSTILGTAGAGAGAASAAASVAGSGPGAAAASGAGSGAASGAGSGSGDVTVKKERET; from the exons ATGTcgtccccctcctcctcctccaggcgCCAGTGGTGCTACCTGTGCGACCTGCCAAAGATGCCATGGACTGTGGTGTGGGACTTCAGCGAGGTGGTTTGCCGTGGCTGTGTGAACTACGAGGGAGCAAATCAGATTGAATTCCTCATAGCGAGCGCCCGGCAGCTGAAACGGACTCACGGGATGCAGGACGGCAACGTCAGGTCACCTGGTCCCTCGCCCAATAAACACGGCACATCTGGCAGAGGAGAGGCAGCGGCAGACGGAGGGAGGCCGCACACCGACCGCTTCgacaggggagggagaggagaaagcacCGGGTCAGCTGTTCGCGTGCCGCCCAACGGGCTGCACCGTGACGGGCAGACGCCTCAAGAAGTGAACCGTCAGAGCCCCAGCGGCAGCCGGAGACCCATGCTAGGCGCTGCAATCCCTCCGAGTCTAGTAACTCAGAGTATCGCAGGGATTCCCCATGGGCTGCTCACGGGCATGCCGGCGGGTCTCACCGCTAGGACAGCCCCCATGAGTAGCCCCATGATCTTCCCTGCCCCGGTGCTGGCCGAGATGAGCCGCAGGCAGCTGGGCATAGGAATGGGGATAGCCCCTTTTATCACTCCGGAGCTGGAGCGAGAGCTCAGTTCGTCTCAGAACCAGCCCAAGACACAGACGCAGGTCCACACTGCTGTGGCTGGCAGCAGCGCCAGCAAAAGTACCGGCCTCCCTTCTTCGTCCTCCTCAATGGCGGGAGGTGTGAGCCAGACGAGCCCCAAGCCTGCCTCATCCCCAGCCAGGCAGCCACGCCCCCTAGCCGCGAGGTCCGGAGGGGAGCCACTGGGATCCAGCACCTCAGCAGAGGCGGCCACCACAGCTGCAGCGTTACCCCACAGTGGTGCCTCTGAGCTGGGATCAGCGTCCACCAGCAACACCCATTCAACTGGAAACACTCTGTCCTGTACCTTGTGTCACGAGAGGCTGGAAGACACACACTTTGTTCAGTGTCCATCAGTGCCAGGACatag GTTCTGCTTCCCCTGCACCAGGGTGTACATCCAGAGCCGACGGGGAGATGGGGAGGTGTACTGCCCCAGCGGAGAGCGCTGTCCATTGGATAACTCTCCAAACAGTCCCCCTTGGGCCTTCATGCAGGGAGAGGTATCCACCATACTGGGCACTGCTGGAGCGGGAGCAGGAGCTGCATCAGCTGCTGCATCTGTTGCCGGGTCGGGGCCAGGAGCCGCAGCTGCGTCCGGAGCCGGGAGTGGTGCTGCCAGTGGAGCCGGATCTGGGAGTGGAGATGTCACtgtcaagaaggagagagagacgtgA